A window of the Brassica napus cultivar Da-Ae chromosome C5, Da-Ae, whole genome shotgun sequence genome harbors these coding sequences:
- the LOC111206122 gene encoding uncharacterized protein LOC111206122, whose protein sequence is MKNFLEDLVQASFTTFGEKFCQQFSDRLGKIETEVTQLRTASERTEQFETVVTDRLGKIEAEVTQLRTTIVVTELVGKSDQASGPSMTKINSGPSTSKKGTAPSKKKAVKNQELKTADSYVNLPRAKVTQSSASDLRMGTQEFLESCMKNLPLDTFVKGLNPSQAKVEDSLDWLELPKSLKKPTDSLELLKSLKKPAVRLDDRDIELDGEDFPDRCLVFVHPTDFKKMQDWQDTRTAIQIGPSMLDGDLAGRIMSASSWLKNYTMTCVFSDLIAKDYQNFCKGIKKYTMDPLLLQYGKGELPSHGRTRMLWNVDVDRMYVPVWVNCNHWISLCISFVTKNIQVFDCGGKKKIKEVEAFAQLIPRIVKAVQSLTIQKHLHITPYNVSYVPMSGLNRLQCHCGVYTIKHIECHVLGLDISMVSDENIWGARIKIMWDLWEAANDLELIERMSKYEPIKYSKPAEYVEIDDL, encoded by the exons ATGAAAAATTTCTTGGAGGATCTGGTACAAGCTTCTTTTACTACTTTTGGGGAGAAATTCTGTCAGCAGTTCTCGGACAGGTTGGGTAAGATTGAGACTGAGGTTACACAACTCCGGACAGCTTCGGAGAGAACTGAGCAATTTGAGACAGTTGTAACCGACAGATTGGGGAAAATTGAGGCTGAGGTTACACAGCTCAGGACAACTATAGTGGTGACTGAATTGGTGGGAAAGAGTGATCAAGCAAGCGGTCCTAGCATGACCAAAATCAACAGTGGTCCTAGCACCAGCAAAAAAGGCACTGCTCCATCAAAGAAAAAG GCTGTAAAAAACCAAGAGTTAAAGACTGCTGATTCGTATGTCAATTTACCTCGTGCAAAAGTTACTCAATCATCAGCTAGTGATCTTCGTATGGGTACACAAGAGTTTTTGGAAAGTTGCATGAAGAACCTTCCATTAGACACATTTGTGAAAGGTTTGAATCCTTCTCAAGCTAAAGTCGAAGATTCATTGGATTGGTTGGAACTTCCAAAATCATTGAAGAAGCCAACAGATTCATTGGAACTTCTAAAATCATTGAAGAAGCCAGCGGTCCGATTAGATGACCGAGATATAGAGCTAGACGGCGAAGATTTCCCTGATCGCTGCTTGGTGTTTGTGCATCCTACAGATTTTAAGAAGATGCAGGACTGGCAAGATACACGAAC AGCTATACAGATTGGTCCATCTATGTTAGACGGTGATCTAGCCGGACGTATTATGTCTGCCAGCAGTTGGCTTAAAAACTAC ACCATGACATGCGTCTTCAGCGACCTCATTGCTAAGGATTACCAGAATTTCTGTAAGGGTATTAAGAAATACACTATGGATCCATTATTACTGCAATACGGTAAAGGTGAACTGCCTTCCCATGGAAGAACACGGATGTTGTGGAATGTCGATGTGGATCGGATGTATGTTCCTGTGTGGGTCAATTGCAACCATTGGATTTCTTTATGCATCAGTTTTGTGACTAAGAATATCCAGGTGTTTGATTGCgggggtaaaaaaaaaatcaaggaaGTGGAAGCTTTCGCGCAGCTTATTCCTCGGATTGTCAAGGCCGTGCAGTCATTGACAATACAGAAGCATCTCCACATCACACCGTACAATGTTTCCTATGTACCTATGAGTGGTCTTAACCGACTTCAATGTCATTGTGGTGTGTACACTATAAAACACATCGAATGCCACGTGCTTGGGTTGGACATATCTATGGTGAGTGATGAGAACATCTGGGGAGCTCGAATAAAGATTATGTGGGATCTATGGGAAGCAGCTAATGATCTAGAACTGATTGAGAGAATGTCAAAGTATGAACCTATTAAGTATAGTAAGCCTGCCGAGTatgttgagattgatgatttatga
- the LOC125587167 gene encoding uncharacterized protein LOC125587167, whose amino-acid sequence MKQDEVEGDNYDADKINSEKENREKLAKSQVVELVKTGDLFLNKTVLKARFELCAMKHNFHYTVTNSNKSVWCIRCADKVCFWGARAECLKGSTYFIIKKYVGVHSCAPSNKTSAGKTASAKTIGSLLMHKYEGIKEGPKAKDIVQIMRNDYGCEISDSLAWDSREYAVNAVRGIPEESYGKIPKYLHMLREANPGTHSSYKTDVDGRFRYLFIAFGQSIRGFNTVMRRVIVVDGTFLKSKFKGVLLVANAIDGNSNLYPIAFGIVDSENEQSWEWFMRQLKVVVADDNGLAFISDRQVSIAKALEKVYPLARHGICIHHLLNNVISYFKRKGLARLISKASKAYRVVDFKKTFSHVCNISPAIGNYLMEADVKKWARCQFHGYRYDIRTNNPAESINSVLHSPREFPVIPLLDSIREMLTRWFFKRKKLISKHTHRLTIDVEEKIDRRIGKGKTFRFYPVTDSQLLVKGDTIDCFVDLDKRTCSCGKYDLLKIPCRHAIKAGFFVGREPYTLTDFLCTTGAWREAYQESINPFSVPEDGWSVPQVVENSEVLPPETRRSLGRNRKRRYETVEDKIRSSQGSQGGQSRKCSRCGLGGHNRATCKMPI is encoded by the coding sequence atgAAGCAAGACGAGGTTGAAGGAGATAATTATGATGCTGACAAGATCAattctgaaaaagaaaacagagaaaaattgGCAAAGAGTCAGGTGGTGGAATTGGTTAAGACGGGAGATCTTTTCCTCAACAAAACAGTTTTGAAAGCGAGGTTTGAGTTATGTGCAATGAAGCATAACTTTCACTACACAGTTACCAACTCCAATAAATCAGTTTGGTGTATTAGATGCGCTGATAAGGTGTGCTTTTGGGGTGCTCGAGCTGAGTGTTTGAAGGGCtccacatattttattattaagaagTATGTCGGTGTACATTCCTGCGCACCTTCAAACAAAACCAGTGCCGGAAAGACAGCTTCAGCGAAAACGATAGGCAGTCTGCTAATGCATAAATATGAAGGTATCAAGGAAGGGCCTAAAGCGAAAGATATTGTTCAGATTATGCGTAACGATTATGGATGTGAGATCTCTGATTCTTTAGCTTGGGATTCCCGTGAATATGCAGTCAACGCTGTTAGAGGTATTCCAGAGGAAAGTTATGGGAAAATACCAAAATACTTGCACATGCTGCGAGAGGCCAATCCGGGTACACATTCCTCTTACAAGACTGACGTCGATGGTAGATTTCGATATCTGTTTATAGCGTTTGGTCAATCGATCAGAGGCTTTAACACAGTCATGAGGCGTGTCATTGTTGTCGATGGAACATTCTTGAAGAGTAAATTCAAAGGGGTGCTACTGGTTGCAAATGCTATAGAtggaaattcaaatttatatcctATTGCATTTGGGATAGTAGACTCTGAGAATGAACagtcttgggaatggtttatgaGACAATTAAAAGTTGTTGTTGCTGATGATAATGGTTTGGCTTTTATTTCGGATAGACAAGTGTCAATAGCGAAGGCACTGGAGAAAGTGTATCCGCTAGCGAGACATGgtatttgtattcatcatttgttgaataatgtgaTATCATATTTCAAGAGGAAGGGATTAGCTAGGTTGATTTCTAAGGCTTCAAAGGCTTATAGAGTGGTTGATTTCAAGAAGACGTTTTCTCATGTTTGCAATATCAGTCCAGCAATTGGAAATTATCTTATGGAAGCAGATGTCAAAAAGTGGGCTAGATGTCAATTTCATGGATACAGGTATGACATTAGGACAAACAATCCTGCAGAGTCGATAAATTCTGTGTTGCATTCGCCGAGAGAGTTTCCCGTAATTCCTTTGTTGGACAGTATTAGAGAAATGCTGACACGCTGGTTTTTTAAGCGTAAGAAGTTGATTTCAAAGCACACCCACCGTTTGACCATAGATGTGGAGGAAAAGATTGATAGGAGAATTGGAAAGGGGAAAACTTTCAGATTTTACCCTGTAACCGATAGCCAGCTGCTTGTTAAAGGCGATACAATTGACTGCTTTGTTGATTTAGACAAACGGACTTGTTCTTGTGGGAAGTACGACCTCTTGAAAATCCCTTGTAGACACGCAATAAAAGCTGGTTTCTTTGTTGGTAGAGAACCATATACATTGACTGATTTTTTGTGTACCACGGGAGCTTGGAGAGAAGCTTATCAAGAAAGCATAAATCCCTTTTCAGTTCCTGAAGATGGTTGGTCTGTCCCACAAGTTGTGGAAAATTCTGAAGTGCTACCGCCTGAGACAAGAAGATCTCTTGGAAGAAATAGAAAACGCAGATATGAAACTGTTGAAGACAAAATCCGATCATCACAAGGATCACAGGGGGGTCAGTCTCGTAAGTGCAGTAGATGTGGTCTTGGTGGTCATAATAGAGCAACTTGCAAGATGCCAATATAG
- the LOC125587017 gene encoding uncharacterized protein LOC125587017 yields the protein MNHVEQEMKALFTNLPKIWKLEERVTGSDLGFGKFQFDFMTEEELEAVLRQQPYHFDYWMLALARWQPKQLKDFPSEIPFWIRVFGLPLEFRTAPTLESIGGALGRVVDVDVVQNRVQVVIDAFKELCFETTIDFKGGEFYEEEEVVVSLRYEKLFGYCKGCGSLCHKEEICPLDEKNTKAEPERRRENREGNGGWTDGAKHEERARSYKGVVINGNTGQQNRERDSKEYYGKGKGKMGEAPDSKWVKVPERGNRRPYNHYGNYRGNGEGSRVKTTYREAVPVVGSGTQGVSSRTYPLQRREDQGQQQDVPQVAREEGEITLNGDAAAALPSAEFQMELAKIQAEGSEVVVEAMEEERSLLAVQGMMEKHDETFDDIEMEIDAINATMMASGVDLEAEEEFQTLSEEEFEQASEAQVENVILQNAEEPVAGDANINTELGAREMAMRQSHRKRLFKPNSSTAGSTKMRMASALLSPRKKIAAKVGTRHGDNTKPPESKGPSIPKPVNLKF from the coding sequence ATGAATCACGTGGAACAAGAGATGAAGGCTTTGTTTACAAATCTTCCAAAGATTTGGAAATTGGAAGAAAGGGTTACGGGTAGTGACTTGGGCTTTGGCAAGTTTCAGTTTGACTTCATGACGGAGGAGGAACTTGAAGCTGTGTTGAGGCAACAACCATATCATTTCGACTACTGGATGCTGGCATTGGCGAGGTGGCAACCAAAGCAACTCAAGGATTTCCCTTCTGAGATCCCGTTTTGGATCAGAGTTTTTGGTCTTCCCCTTGAATTTAGGACCGCTCCTACATTGGAGAGTATTGGTGGTGCTTTGGGGAGAGTGGTAGATGTAGATGTGGTCCAAAACCGAGTTCAAGTTGTGATTGACGCTTTCAAAGAACTATGCTTTGAAACGACGATAGACTTCAAAGGAGGAGAATTCtacgaggaggaggaggtggtggtaTCTCTGCGCTACGAGAAGCTCTTCGGTTATTGCAAGGGCTGTGGGAGTCTTTGTCACAAGGAGGAGATATGCCCTCTTGATGAGAAGAACACAAAGGCGGAACCAGAAAGAAGGAGGGAGAATAGAGAAGGAAATGGGGGATGGACTGATGGCGCAAAACATGAAGAGCGAGCTCGTAGCTATAAGGGCGTGGTCATTAACGGCAATACGGGCCAACAGAACAGAGAAAGAGACAGTAAGGAGTATTATGGAAAGGGTAAGGGTAAGATGGGGGAGGCACCTGATTCTAAGTGGGTGAAGGTGCCAGAGCGGGGCAACAGGAGACCTTATAACCATTACGGAAACTACAGAGGTAATGGGGAGGGTTCACGGGTTAAAACTACATACCGAGAAGCTGTTCCAGTTGTGGGCTCTGGTACTCAAGGGGTGTCGTCTAGGACATATCCACTGCAACGAAGAGAGGATCAGGGGCAGCAGCAGGATGTACCTCAGGTAGCACGTGAAGAAGGCGAGATCACGCTGAATGGAGATGCTGCTGCAGCACTACCGTCTGCAGAATTTCAAATGGAACTTGCTAAGATACAGGCGGAAGGATCGGAGGTGGTCGTGGAGGCTATGGAGGAGGAGAGGAGTTTACTTGCAGTGCAAGGAATGATGGAGAAACATGATGAGACTTTTGACGATATTGAGATGGAAATTGATGCTATTAATGCGACGATGATGGCGAGTGGTGTCGACTTGGAGGCAGAGGAAGAGTTTCAAACTCTTTCAGAAGAGGAGTTTGAGCAAGCTTCTGAGGCTCAGGTAGAGAATGTTATTCTTCAGAATGCGGAAGAACCGGTGGCTGGTGATGCGAACATCAATACAGAGTTGGGGGCAAGGGAAATGGCGATGAGACAGAGTCATCGTAAGAGGTTATTTAAGCCCAACAGCAGCACTGCGGGTAGTACTAAAATGAGAATGGCGTCTGCGCTTCTTTCACCAAGGAAGAAAATTGCAGCTAAGGTCGGGACTCGTCATGGAGACAATACCAAACCACCGGAGAGCAAGGGACCTTCAATCCCGAAGCCGGTTAACTTAAAGTTCTAA
- the BNAC05G24990D gene encoding uncharacterized protein BNAC05G24990D produces the protein MLLVTVLAEMLKEYTVVLAGVLEHLFSQAPFPRRIRLHILYSLPFHNSSSSLPLLLPSPPPYARTL, from the coding sequence atgtTGCTGGTGACAGTATTGGCCGAGATGTTAAAGGAGTACACGGTGGTACTTGCCGGAGTTTTGGAGCATCTCTTTTCTCAGGCGCCATTTCCGAGGAGGATCCGACTTCATATATTATACTCTCTCCCTTTCCATAATTCCAGTTCATCTCTCCCTCTTCTCcttccttctcctcctccttacGCTCGTACTTTATAA